One window of the Runella slithyformis DSM 19594 genome contains the following:
- a CDS encoding GLPGLI family protein: MKKITLSLLLIGSLLQAFGQQNEGIVLYDQKINMHKRMQDESMKAMVPEFRTNKMQLLIRATESLFKAAAQPNEEEENTDGNGNTVQMVIRVPQNETYRNYETQKSVELRELAGQKFLIEDTLRRMPWKLAGDTKKIQGYECMKATMTNKVNNQPIVAWFTEAIPVPSGPAGFGGLPGLILEVDVNDGDMLYTLTKAEFKKLAAADIKLPSGGKKITEAEFTKKRDEFMKEMGGQGGIRIIRN; the protein is encoded by the coding sequence ATGAAGAAAATAACGTTAAGCTTACTTTTGATAGGTTCTCTGCTGCAGGCTTTCGGCCAGCAAAATGAAGGAATCGTGCTGTACGATCAAAAGATCAACATGCACAAACGCATGCAGGATGAGTCGATGAAGGCCATGGTACCGGAATTTCGTACCAACAAAATGCAGCTCCTGATTCGGGCGACGGAATCGCTCTTTAAAGCAGCGGCGCAGCCCAACGAAGAAGAAGAAAATACCGATGGCAACGGTAACACGGTCCAGATGGTGATTCGGGTTCCGCAAAATGAAACCTATCGCAATTACGAAACCCAAAAATCCGTAGAATTGCGGGAACTGGCAGGGCAGAAATTTTTGATCGAAGATACCCTGCGTCGGATGCCGTGGAAGTTGGCGGGAGACACCAAAAAAATTCAGGGCTATGAGTGTATGAAAGCCACCATGACCAACAAAGTCAATAATCAGCCCATCGTGGCGTGGTTTACCGAAGCTATTCCGGTACCGAGCGGGCCGGCGGGGTTTGGCGGGTTGCCGGGACTGATTCTGGAAGTGGATGTCAACGACGGCGATATGCTTTATACACTCACCAAAGCGGAATTTAAAAAACTGGCTGCTGCCGACATAAAATTACCGTCGGGCGGCAAAAAAATTACCGAAGCCGAGTTTACCAAAAAGCGTGATGAATTCATGAAAGAAATGGGCGGGCAGGGCGGCATTCGAATCATTCGGAATTAG